A single region of the Changchengzhania lutea genome encodes:
- a CDS encoding M1 family metallopeptidase, with the protein MKKYALSVFIFLFFYVIGQSQNLLAEKTDFTRQDTLRGSITPERAWWDLTYYHLDIKVDPDKKFISGKNTIKYKVLEPYQVLQIDLQPPLKITKVLQDGELLEVKHEGNAHFISLQKNQETGTLNTIEVHYKGYPKEAVQAPWDGGISWKKDKDGNHFVTSSCQGLGASVWWPNKDHMYDEVDSMLISVNVPKNLTNVSNGRLRGVEKFDDNTATYHWFVANPINNYGVNINIGDYANFSEVYEGEKGDLDLNYYVLKDNLKKAKKHFKDAPKMMEAFEHWFGPYPFYEDSFKLVEVPYLGMEHQSSVTYGNQYQNGYLGTDLSGTGWGLKFDFIIVHEAGHEWFANNITNRDVADMWLHESFTAYSENLFIDYYYGKEASSEYVIGTRSKIQNDIPIIGSYNVNKTGSGSDIYYKGANILHTLRQLIEDDEKWRQMLRGMNKTFYHQTVTTQQVEDYLCKETGYDLTEFFNQYLRTTQIPTLEYALENKSLKYRWTNTIENFDMPVLITLNNKVQWLFPKAAWKTMNLESENNELQIDPNFYIYSKKI; encoded by the coding sequence ATGAAAAAGTATGCGCTATCCGTTTTTATTTTTCTGTTTTTTTACGTAATTGGTCAATCACAAAACCTACTAGCTGAAAAAACTGATTTTACTAGACAAGATACTTTAAGAGGTAGTATTACTCCAGAACGCGCATGGTGGGATTTAACCTATTACCATTTAGACATTAAAGTAGACCCTGATAAAAAATTTATTTCTGGAAAGAACACCATTAAGTACAAAGTTTTAGAGCCCTATCAAGTATTACAAATTGATTTGCAACCTCCGCTAAAAATCACCAAAGTCCTTCAAGATGGCGAATTATTAGAAGTAAAACATGAAGGCAATGCGCATTTTATAAGCCTTCAAAAAAACCAAGAAACAGGCACGCTCAATACCATAGAAGTACATTATAAAGGTTATCCAAAAGAAGCGGTTCAAGCACCTTGGGATGGCGGTATTTCTTGGAAAAAAGATAAAGATGGGAATCATTTTGTAACATCTTCCTGTCAAGGTCTTGGTGCCAGTGTCTGGTGGCCAAATAAAGACCATATGTATGACGAGGTAGATAGTATGCTCATCAGTGTGAACGTACCTAAAAACCTAACAAATGTATCCAATGGAAGACTGCGAGGCGTTGAAAAATTCGATGATAACACAGCTACTTATCATTGGTTTGTAGCTAATCCCATTAATAATTATGGGGTAAATATTAACATAGGTGATTATGCCAATTTCTCTGAAGTTTATGAAGGAGAAAAAGGCGATTTAGATTTAAATTATTATGTACTAAAAGATAATCTTAAAAAAGCTAAAAAACACTTTAAAGATGCTCCAAAAATGATGGAGGCCTTTGAGCATTGGTTTGGCCCCTATCCGTTTTACGAAGACAGCTTTAAACTGGTTGAAGTCCCTTATTTGGGTATGGAACATCAAAGTTCTGTAACGTACGGAAATCAATATCAAAACGGCTATTTGGGAACAGATTTGTCCGGTACGGGCTGGGGACTAAAGTTTGATTTTATTATTGTTCATGAAGCTGGTCACGAATGGTTTGCCAATAATATTACCAATAGAGATGTCGCCGATATGTGGCTCCATGAGAGCTTTACAGCGTATTCTGAAAACTTATTTATAGATTATTATTACGGTAAGGAAGCTTCCTCAGAATACGTGATTGGTACACGTTCCAAAATTCAAAATGACATCCCTATTATTGGATCCTATAATGTTAATAAAACGGGATCTGGTTCAGACATCTATTATAAAGGTGCCAACATATTACATACCTTAAGACAGCTCATTGAAGATGATGAAAAATGGCGACAGATGCTTAGGGGAATGAATAAAACATTTTACCATCAAACCGTAACTACGCAACAAGTTGAAGACTATTTATGTAAGGAAACAGGCTACGATTTAACTGAATTTTTTAATCAGTATCTGAGAACAACCCAAATTCCAACATTGGAATATGCATTGGAAAACAAGTCGCTAAAATACAGATGGACGAATACTATCGAAAACTTTGATATGCCAGTTTTGATTACACTCAATAATAAGGTACAGTGGTTGTTCCCGAAAGCCGCATGGAAAACTATGAATTTGGAATCTGAAAATAATGAGTTGCAAATTGACCCAAACTTTTACATTTACTCGAAAAAAATTTAA
- a CDS encoding YdeI/OmpD-associated family protein — MKYPELYFKTDTEWRSWLHENHNAAKGVYLIFYKVSHENESMRWEEAVRVALCYGWIDSTVKSLGDGKRKQYFTPRNPKSVWSALNKKYIKELTEANLIHESGLKIITIGKENGSWSALDAVEKGIIPKDLKQAFDMNKQAFKNYKNFAPSYRKSYLYWLNQAKREATRLKRIAEIIQLCEANVKTRGSY, encoded by the coding sequence GTGAAATATCCTGAACTTTATTTTAAGACAGATACCGAATGGCGTTCATGGTTGCATGAAAATCATAACGCTGCCAAAGGTGTCTACCTAATATTCTATAAAGTGTCCCATGAAAATGAAAGTATGCGCTGGGAAGAAGCGGTCCGAGTAGCGCTCTGTTATGGCTGGATAGATTCTACTGTTAAAAGTCTGGGTGATGGAAAGCGAAAACAATATTTTACGCCGCGTAATCCTAAAAGTGTTTGGAGTGCGCTCAATAAAAAATATATAAAGGAATTAACTGAAGCTAATTTGATACACGAGAGTGGATTGAAAATTATTACTATCGGCAAAGAAAATGGAAGCTGGTCGGCTCTAGATGCTGTTGAAAAAGGTATTATCCCAAAGGATTTAAAACAGGCTTTTGATATGAATAAGCAGGCTTTTAAAAATTATAAAAACTTCGCACCATCCTATAGAAAAAGCTATTTGTATTGGTTGAATCAAGCCAAACGTGAAGCGACAAGACTTAAACGCATCGCAGAAATTATTCAACTTTGTGAAGCCAATGTTAAAACAAGAGGTTCTTATT